One Magnolia sinica isolate HGM2019 chromosome 2, MsV1, whole genome shotgun sequence genomic window, tacattatatgagatgggccacacgtgggacccacctgaccatgatgtatgtgttatatctaaaccatctgtCCAGGTGGATGTGGACCCcagcgtgatgtatgggtcttatccacaccgtctagaccttggacggtgggacccaccatgatggatgtgttgtatccacaccatccaatccttGGACGGTGGAATCAAGGATTGGCCAGTGTGCCTCACTCCATCTATATAGATGTTGTACACGTCAGTGAGTTCTGTGGGTCTGCAGGATGTAATTCAttccatgccgcccatctatcTTTCATCTGGGCCATCCATTTGTGGACCCCACGAGTAGCAACAACTGTTATATTGACGTTTGTAATTTTTATGGGCTTGATCATGAGATTGAGTgatatcctgaccgtccatctgtggccagctatacagctgctgaTTTACTTATGTAAGCTTTGTGGGTcctgtatgatgtatgtgttacatccaaccgcctaattaggtggaccacactgcaaagactagtgagggattgaacaactaccattgaaatcctttagggatcacaaaagttctggatcaatatgatatttatttttcctcttgattcaggtctttgtgaccgtatgatcagattggatggaaaataaaccagatggtgggccctgtgaagtttAATAGTGAAAAACATtccccactattatttgtggtatggtccagatgatctttcgatgtgattcatttttgagtaatgctctaaaattgatgaatggtgtagatggtgcggcccattgatgcagtccacttgatgtatatgagtcccATTGGTACGGcacatgtgatatatatgaggcccatatggcaaggcctgatgtgttgtatatgaggcccattatgatgtatattggtccacatgatgaggcccgatgtgatgtatatgaggcccgtatcATGAGGCCCAATGaaagtatattagacccatgtgtaaggcccactatgatgtatttggggcccatgggttgaggcccaatgtgatgtatataaggaccatgagtaaggcctaatgagacgtatgtgaggcccttgtgtggggctgaatgtgatgtatatgaggtccattacgatgtgtgattccaccatgatgtatgtaatgatgtttatggcgggctttgccttgggagcaatgatggtttgacgtctacattgtaagagtaatgatggttaaatgtccgcattgtaactctccctaggcccCATTGTTAAGCCCAAACTTATGTGTGTAAGTCGTcaaagcccatcttcgttataaagatagttcatcaccatataacatgcttagtataacttcatgattcatgcccatatgcatcatatgtatgcttgagttgaggagtgactggtcatagcatatgtcattgggcagattgtttttgagactcactgataggagttgcccaTATGAGCGTGCGGCATGtcggattgttgtatgactggacagggtgattcatgtatctcgcatctgtgtgacatgattattatacgccctagcgacatcagggcttcgcctccacaggcatatcgtggatggtaggattggacaatGAAAATATTGTTATTAGCATCTGGATATCATAGATGtcactgggtgaaaatccttaatcCTGATGATATTGaaagacgctccaacgtcgagaccaagtggatacatgagcgcacgagggctgaatagtaggaggtcgcgtctccctcTATGTCGTAGTCgattggaaggggtgtggccttacccgcttgacgGTAGCGGCATTGCTAGGgtgagtatgactagctcataaataagtccactatcgacatgccggataagtATTAGCAGgttattggccaggcagatagcgAGTTTTCTTACGCTCACATGGACTGCACgcttgggaaaggggcagtgtcatttggagtgtactaaaccccggtgattgtccagtgTGAGacctgtactaatatttgatgctccagtgatgagctgcattgatatgtggatttggatgaggactggtatgcttgcgttgcatctcgcatcgtatggccttggtatggcaaACATCATTCACTACTTGCATtgtatggccttgatgtggccgatagtattcatgccttacatcgcatggtcttgatatggctgatagcattcatgccttacattgtatagccttggtacgactgatagtttTTATGGATTCactagcatattccgcattactctgatattgcaatctgagcacgcttatattgcgcacacactctcaccaccctctaagctttctataatcttatgcacgattgatgcatgcatgtGACGCTAGACTGTAGCTGACCAGGAGCAAGAACGTGCcgtagagcttctggagtttttgattattgatattgtatttccctttatgcatattgtatcttaaagttttttttaccatagtggattttgtgatggtgttcttatggttattgttcgtgggttatgcttattacgaatcaaattgatgttaaaaatcatccttataggatcccaggatcagaacctggtatatgggtaccgggagccTAAAATCGGGTACCATGGAGGAtattggcaccggattcgacaatcaggaattttgtgagcctggtttttgagtttgggccgtgacagaagttggtatcagagcataacttgggaataactgagaacaacatcacatgtttgctataagTTCAGGACAGTTAGGTCCCCAGTTCGTAACCTTCCGATTTAATTCCCTAACATGCGTGCCTTGGAGAGTTCCCAAGGTTGATAAGCACctttattcttcctataggacatgccgcctaagGAGCAACTCAAGCGACTCCCgatccaccacctgaggctcccgctctaccacctacgactctcactccaccaccagagatacCTGGTCCCTAGcttgaggatgccactccttCACCTAAGACTGGTGTAGATTTGACTGTACCTGTGAGTACCTcccagttatagcagatgttgcaggctgtgatggccgcccttcaggggcagggtaggtACCCCATTATTttgccagcccaggcagagcaggagcgtacgagtgcccttcttcaagagtttTAATAGCTCGATCCCCCATGTTTCTAGGGCGAGCCAGACCCGACAACAGCCGAGAGATAACGcaccgaggtggagaagatttttgatatgatAGCATGTATGACCTAGCAACGAGTccggttagctgtatttcttctccacggtgaggccgagcactggtggacctccgttacccgtgTTGTAGGGCCTGATTTCGTGTAGACATAGGAGGATTTCATAAACTGATTCGATAAGCAGTACTTCCCTGAATACATTCATCGAcagcgagcgttagagttcgagaccttggttaAGGGAGACATGTCTATGGCACAGTATGCGTCTCGTTtcatggcgctatcgaggttcacgccatatttggttgatgatgaagaGTGGAAGGCCCACTGTTTCGAGAACAGCTTGCGTTATGGTCGTCGAGGCCGTGTTGTTAGGGATGAGCTTTTGACTTTTCAGGCGGTAGTTCgtagggctcagatttatgagattgAGTGACCGTGATTAGAGGAGAGAcaggaagaggcaggccccctccggtagctcccagcaACAATAGCGTCGTTAGTAGCATCGACGACCAAAGAAGCACATGAGCCACCCATCTGCCAGAGCACCAGCATCACCAGTGACACCTTAAGCGCCACCCTAGCGGCCATTTACatggacttattttggatgtagTGCGACAGGACACCACATACATGAGCGCCTCtgccctcagcagcagcagcagccgagaggctCACAGCAGCCACCACCGCAGGAGCGACCGCAGAAGCAGTGACCCTAGCCACCTCAACCATCGAGGCCCCAGTAGTAGCAAAGACAATAGCATAGGCTGCCCCAGCGGTAGCAGTAGTAGCAGCACCCTCTGAGGGGACacgcacctccccagccagctcacgCCAGGTTCTATGTGGCTCTGCAAGACCCATAGTCCTCCGGAGACGTCGTTAAAGGTATACTCCTAGTTTCTGCATGCATCGTatgagttttatttgatttcagTGCTTCgtactcattcatgtctgaggatttttgtcgatcgtctggattgccgatagagtctactagtgaggggttgaccgtatcgatgcccttAGGGAATACTACAGTGTTAGGCCATTTCTATTCGTCTTGCCCTGTGTTGGTGGGGGATATTTTCTTGGCTGCCGACTTGTTTatgttgccgatgtcagatttcgacgtcatcTTGGGTATGAtttggcttaccgagtaccatgCCATTTTGGACTGCTCtatgaggacagtcacattctgtataccaagCTTACTGCAGTTCCAGTTTGTtatcgagcccagaggagagctgttgtcttgtttgatgtacTATgcagttgaggagcctgttgtcttgtgtattgatcagttgccagtGGTTCATGATTTTCCTGATGTATTCCAAGAGATTCTGGGATTGCCGCCGTGctggcatattgagtttcagattgatcttgtgcctggtattGTGCCTATCTTGAAGGCCTCGTATCGTATGGTACCGATGGTTTTGTGAGAGCTGCAGtggtagttggacgagttgcgtgagttgggattcattcgtctaaGCAGTTCATCTTGGGGAGTATCGATACTCTTCCTAAGGAAGAAGGATagctcattgaggctctacgtggattaccacgagctcaaccgggtcacgatcaagaacaagttttcGCTCCTGAGGATCgacgatttatttgattagctacagggtgcatagttcttttcaaagattaaccTGCGTTCTAGTTATCATTAGATTCAGGTTTGAGAGGAGGATATTctaaagacagctttcaggatgcgctatagtcattttgagtttcaggtcatgtccctcggactgaccaatgcgcccacgGTCTTCATACagttaatgaacgaggtctttcatttgtatctcaatcagtttgttatgatcttcatcgacgacattctgatctattcgaggacccgcgaGGACCACGAGCAGCATCTAGAGATTGAATTGTAGAccttccgtgcccaccagctgtatgcgaagcttgagaagtttgagttttagcaggaggaggtgaagttcctcggtcacctGGTAACGAGGGAGGGCATCgcggtggacccctcgaaggttaaggTAGTGcatcagtgggaccagcccacgaacgtatctgagatccacagttttcttagTTTGACGGGATATTATTGACAATTTAtcgagggattctcccgtattgcagtaCCGTTGACTAGGtcgactcggaagggcgcagagtttgtttGGAATGACACTTGTAAGAGAgtatttatggagctaaaggaccacctcacgtccactcctatcCTCATTCTtgcctctgggagtgatggattcattgtatttaccaatgcttcgcgtattggcttgggtgctgtcttgaTGTAGCACGGGAcaccagtggcttatgcgtctcgtatagttttcattatgggcttgccaaggactca contains:
- the LOC131226716 gene encoding uncharacterized protein LOC131226716, producing the protein MPLGNTTVLGHFYSSCPVLVGDIFLAADLFMLPMSDFDVILGMIWLTEYHAILDCSMRTVTFCIPSLLQFQFVIEPRGELLSCLMYYAVEEPVVLCIDQLPVVHDFPDVFQEILGLPPCWHIEFQIDLVPGIVPILKASYRMVPMVL